In Marasmius oreades isolate 03SP1 chromosome 1, whole genome shotgun sequence, one DNA window encodes the following:
- a CDS encoding uncharacterized protein (MEROPS:MER0001284) has translation MYLSLRSVINKGVVFLCSGLLVQSQLLDWPPGPGQILEPQQPDAELTGMLNQIDPARLRATVEKLVSFGTRNTLSSQTNPNRGIGAARDWIADQMRTFAASSNGRMNVTVQTFQASAGSGVPQGTVLSNVFATLKGSQDPGRVYVVSGHYDSRNSDDNDPNGDAPGANDDASGVAVSVELARVMATHQPKATIIFAAVAGEEQGLIGSAFMAQQLRSARVNVEGMLNNDIVGSSTADDGVTKDPFNIRMFVQGIPSTATSSQITTLIRAGGENDSPIRQLGRFVAEVSSNSITNMTVQTMWRADRFNRGGDHLSFITNGFSAVRFTEPNENFAHQHQNVRVQNGVQFGDLIDFCDFDFIARVAKVNGAALWSLAQAPGTPTGVTSNTGTLINNSTLTWNKDPQADAGYEVVWRATDTPQWTHVVPVGNGCRK, from the exons ATGTATCTCTCGCTCCGTTCAGTAATCAACAAAGGAGTCGTATTTTTGTGTTCGGGTCTCCTGG TGCAAAGCCAGTTACTTGACTGGCCTCCAGGCCCTGGACAAATCTTGGAACCTCAGCAGCCCGATGCGGAACTGACCGGTATGCTCAACCAAATCGATCCTGCACGCCTCAGGGCAACCGTCGAAAAGCTGGTGTCTTTCGGTACTCGGAACACCTTATCGAGTCAGACGAATCCCAATCGCGGTATCGGAGCTGCTCGAGACTGGATTGCCGACCAGATGCGCACATTTGCAGCGTCTTCCAATGGAAGAATGAATGTCACCGTACAGACTTTCCAAGCCTCAGCTGGTAGCGGAGTACCCCAGGGAACTGTCCTCAGCAACGTTTTCGCTACGCTGAAAGGTTCCCAAGATCCCGGACGCGTGTATGTCGTGTCGGGCCATTACGACTCACGGAACAGTGACGATAATGATCCAAACGGAGACGCTCCGGGAGCAAATGATGACGCCAGTGGTGTAGCAGTATCTGTGGAGCTAGCAAGAGTTATGGCCACTCATCAGCCCAAGGCAACCATTATCTTCGCGGCCGTTGCTGGCGAGGAACAGGGTTTGATTGGGTCCGCGTTCATGGCCCAGCAGCTGAGAAGCGCGCGTGTTAATGTCGAGGGGATGCTAAATAACGACATCGTCGGATCTTCGACAGCAGACGATGGGGTGACAAAGGATCCTTTTAATATCCGGATGTTTGTGCAGGGAATCCCTTCCACAGCCACCTCTTCTCAGATTACAACTCTCATACGTGCCGGAGGTGAGAACGACTCGCCCATACGGCAACTAGGGCGTTTCGTCGCCGAAGTTTCCTCTAACTCAATCACGAATATGACCG TCCAAACGATGTGGCGTGCCGACCGTTTTAATAGGGGAGGAGACCACTTGTCCTTTATAACCAATGGATTCTCCGCAGTGCGCTTCACCGAACCAAACGAAAATTTCGCCCATCAACACCAAAATGTTCGGGTGCAAAATGGCGTTCAATTCGGAGATCTTATAGACTTTTGCGATTTCGACTTTATCGCTCGAGTTGCGAAAGTGAATGGAGCTGCCCTATGGTCGTTGGCCCAAGCTCCAGGGACCCCCACCGGAGTCACTTCGAACACTGGCACACTGATCAACAATTCGACCTTGACTTGGAACAAGGATCCTCAAGCGGACGCAGGCTATGAAGTTGTTTGGAGAGCAACTGATACACCGCAATGGACGCATGTAGTTCCAGTTGGCAAC GGCTGTCGGAAGTAA
- a CDS encoding uncharacterized protein (CAZy:CE4), which translates to MKHPVLLSLAAASVAASNVQVQHRQAASQSSPASRSSAAVSLTFTLASTNPTAVPLSSITATMATVPTIPLPSTPQAGASPTAVSGAPGLPDTSTINPANYPPLDKTPPVNSPEVQAWKKEVADSGIPIPDIPPTLPGGCPANLAAAQDTSRCWWTCGGCVRSTDISDCPDKKTWGLTFDDGPGFYTPNLLEYLDSAQLRATFFTVGSRCISNPKGLQLEYLNGHQVAGHTWSHPALTTLTNDEIIAELGWTRKVMKDVLGVTPNVMRPPYGDADDRVRAIARALGMYLVMWTRLSPSATFDTDDFNVHSGMTTSAQVLNNWNSILGNASTMDHGFIVLQHDLFQETVDIATGYILPDAMKQGLQIKPVVSCLNKPMSDAYTETNDNKTNPPPVSATTVATLTAGAPGSAQATGATSKNGAIPNVAFVPSTVLVGSAMAMLFAVSSL; encoded by the exons atgaaGCATCCTGTCCTCCTGTCTCTCGCAGCAGCCTCTGTCGCCGCCAGCAATGTTCAGGTTCAACATCGTCAGGCAGCGAGCCAGAGCAGCCCTGCGTCTCGATCGTCCGCTGCAGTTTCCCTCACTTTCACTCTAGCCTCAACAAATCCTACGGCAGTCCCATTATCTTCTATCACCGCTACGATGGCTACAGTTCCAACCATTCCCTTACCTTCCACCCCACAAGCTGGTGCTTCACCCACTGCGGTATCCGGTGCACCTGGTCTGCCCGATA CCAGCACTATCAACCCTGCAAATTATCCACCTCTAGACAAGACGCCGCCTGTCAATTCGCCTGAAGTTCAGGCATGGAAAAAAGAAGTCGCCGATTCTGGCATTCCAATACCCGATATTCCTCCTACGCTGCCAG GTGGCTGCCCGGCTAACCTTGCAGCTGCGCAGGATACCAGTCGGTGTTGGTGGACCTGCGGTGGATGCGTCCGCTCAACAGATATTTCGGACTGCCCGGACAAG AAAACCTGGGGCTTGACAT TCGACGATGGCCCGGGTTTCTATACCCCAAATTTGTTGGAATACCTCGATAGTGCCCAGCTTCGAGCAACCTTTTTCACTGTCGGTTCACGATGCATTTCCAATCCCAAAGGATTGCAGTTAGAATACCTTAATGGACATCAGGTTGCTGGTCATACCTGGAGCCACCCCGCCCTGACGACCCTGACGAACGACGAAATCATTGCTGAACTTGGATGGACAAGAAAGGTTATGAAGGATGTCTTGGGTGTAACACCTAACGTGATGCGGCCTCCATACGGTGATGCTga CGACCGTGTCCGTGCTATTGCGAGGGCTTTGG GCATGTACCTCGTCATGTGGACGAGGCTCTCACCTTCTGCAACTTTCGACACCGATG ACTTCAACGTGCATAGCGGGATGACAACTTCCGCTCAAGTCCTCAACAACTGGAACTCAATTCTTGGGAATGCCTCGACCATGGACCACGGCTTTATCGTTCTTCAACATGATTTGTTTCAGGAGACGGTCGATATCGCGACGGGTTATATCCTCCCTGATGCAATGAAGCAGGGATTGCAGATCAAGCCTGTCGTGTCATGCTTGAACAAGCCGATGAGTGATGCGTATACGGAGACAAATGATAACAAGACGAATCCTCCCCCCGTGTCTG CTACTACTGTGGCCACGCTTACTGCTGGTGCTCCCGGGTCTGCACAAGCAACGGGTGCGACTTCAAAGAACGGTGCAATACCTAATGTCGCCTTTGTCCCGTCAACAGTCCTGGTTGGATCGGCGATGGCCATGCTATTCGCAGTTTCGTCGCTTTAG